The Sander lucioperca isolate FBNREF2018 chromosome 15, SLUC_FBN_1.2, whole genome shotgun sequence genome window below encodes:
- the LOC118493215 gene encoding protein YIPF3-like isoform X1, whose protein sequence is MSAGSGNRNTNTEPWGSFDENLIQGGVQGGGAAVIDMENMDDTSGSSFEDMGEMHQRMKEEEEVTAEAAAAGDDGGEDDGGEDGEFLGMKGLKGQLGRQVADEVWQAGKRQASRAFNLYANIDILRPYFDVEPVQVRSR, encoded by the exons ATGTCTGCGGGGTCCGGGAACAGAAACACGAACACGGAACCGTGGGGAAGCTTCGATGAAAACCTCATCCAGG gtggCGTGCAGGGCGGCGGCGCGGCTGTCATCGACATGGAGAACATGGACGACACGTCCGGCTCGAGCTTCGAGGACATGGGCGAGATGCACCAGAggatgaaggaggaggaggaggtcacGGCGGAGGCCGCGGCCGCCGGCGACGATGGCGGCGAGGACGATGGCGGCGAGGACGGCGAGTTCCTCGGGATGAAGGGCCTGAAGGGCCAGCTGGGACGACAGGTCGCTGACGAG GTGTGGCAGGCGGGGAAGCGCCAGGCGTCCAGAGCGTTCAACCTGTACGCCAACATCGACATCCTGAGGCCCTACTTTGACGTGGAGCCGGTGCAGGTCCGCAGCAGGTAA
- the LOC118493215 gene encoding protein YIPF3-like isoform X3, whose translation MSAGSGNRNTNTEPWGSFDENLIQGGAAVIDMENMDDTSGSSFEDMGEMHQRMKEEEEVTAEAAAAGDDGGEDDGGEDGEFLGMKGLKGQLGRQVADEVWQAGKRQASRAFNLYANIDILRPYFDVEPVQVRSR comes from the exons ATGTCTGCGGGGTCCGGGAACAGAAACACGAACACGGAACCGTGGGGAAGCTTCGATGAAAACCTCATCCAG GGCGGCGCGGCTGTCATCGACATGGAGAACATGGACGACACGTCCGGCTCGAGCTTCGAGGACATGGGCGAGATGCACCAGAggatgaaggaggaggaggaggtcacGGCGGAGGCCGCGGCCGCCGGCGACGATGGCGGCGAGGACGATGGCGGCGAGGACGGCGAGTTCCTCGGGATGAAGGGCCTGAAGGGCCAGCTGGGACGACAGGTCGCTGACGAG GTGTGGCAGGCGGGGAAGCGCCAGGCGTCCAGAGCGTTCAACCTGTACGCCAACATCGACATCCTGAGGCCCTACTTTGACGTGGAGCCGGTGCAGGTCCGCAGCAGGTAA
- the LOC118493215 gene encoding protein YIPF3-like isoform X2, whose amino-acid sequence MSAGSGNRNTNTEPWGSFDENLIQTGGGAAVIDMENMDDTSGSSFEDMGEMHQRMKEEEEVTAEAAAAGDDGGEDDGGEDGEFLGMKGLKGQLGRQVADEVWQAGKRQASRAFNLYANIDILRPYFDVEPVQVRSR is encoded by the exons ATGTCTGCGGGGTCCGGGAACAGAAACACGAACACGGAACCGTGGGGAAGCTTCGATGAAAACCTCATCCAG aca GGCGGCGGCGCGGCTGTCATCGACATGGAGAACATGGACGACACGTCCGGCTCGAGCTTCGAGGACATGGGCGAGATGCACCAGAggatgaaggaggaggaggaggtcacGGCGGAGGCCGCGGCCGCCGGCGACGATGGCGGCGAGGACGATGGCGGCGAGGACGGCGAGTTCCTCGGGATGAAGGGCCTGAAGGGCCAGCTGGGACGACAGGTCGCTGACGAG GTGTGGCAGGCGGGGAAGCGCCAGGCGTCCAGAGCGTTCAACCTGTACGCCAACATCGACATCCTGAGGCCCTACTTTGACGTGGAGCCGGTGCAGGTCCGCAGCAGGTAA